The genomic region tggaagaataaaaaatgttccataagtactaaatatttctctttaacatttttcGCAGTGAATCTATGACTTTCTGATTTCTCAGGCTATAGATCATTGGGTTTAACACGGGAATTATAATAGTATAAAATAGAGAGTCCATCATATCTTGATTATCTGCTTGTGCAGATCTAGGGCGCACATACATAAAGAGAAGGGGGCCATAGTATAAAGACACAGATGAAAGATGGGCTCCACAGGTGGAGAAAGCTTTCTTTATGCCTTGTagagacttcttttttaagattgtaaaGAGAACTAGTGTGTAAGACACAAGAACAGTCAAAATGGTAAATACTTGTATTGacccagagaaaataaatactatCAGATAATTAATAGAAGGATCAGTACAAGAAATCTTAAATAATGGTATAATGTCACAGTAAAAGTGATGTACTATGATGGAATTGCAGAAGGTTAAtctgaataaaaaagaagtatgaaTTATGGCATGAAGAAGGCCACCTAAAAATGACAAAAGTATCAGCTGGATGCATAGTGTATTGGACATAATCACTGGATAAAGTAACGGTTTACATATGGCCACATACCGATCATATGCCATTGTTGCCAGCAGAAAACATTCTGTGGTTACGCTGATTGCAAAGGAAAAGAACTGTATCGTgcattcagagagagagatcatcttGCTCTCGGAAAAGAAGTTGACTAGCATCTTGGGGGATACTGTGGATGATAACCAAGCATCCACTAATGCCAGACTTCCAAGGAATAAGTACATAGGGATGTGAAGCTGAGAGTCATTCCAAATGAGAACAATCAGCCCAAGGTTCCCCACAACGGTGAGTAGATAGATAACCAAGAACAACAGGAACAGGGGGATTTGCCACTGTGGTTCATATGTGAGTCCTGTGAGAATCAATTTTGTCAGGAATGTTGCATTATCCTTTTCCATGTCCTCAGTTGGTTTTGCCTGAAATGGAATTgaacaaatgaccaaaaaaacccaGTCAGTTTGTAACATGAATTATAGGGAGAAGAGTTGAATAAAATTATGTACCTCATAAATACCCTCTTAATTTTTTGTATTACCTCTGTAATAGATGGAATTGTTTGGGGGTCTTGGAAATAAAtgcaattatttccatttttaaaatgtgctacaATGAAAATAATTGGGAAAATGAAAGATATTGTATGTAAATGCTAAATTTATGGGATAGGATTGAGTATGAAAGAGAAATTCTGTATCTAGGACATGGATGTAAGGTGAAGAGGAAAGCAACTTGAAGAACCTGGGCAATAAAATGAGTTGAATAACATGTGAAGGATCTTGAACATTGTTCATCAGGGAAGAAGCATGCACTGAAAACAGGGAGTGGCActgtaaggcttttttttttttttaataagtatgtTATAGTACAGGAAATAGGTTGCAAGGATGTAAAGTTGGGGTCATGAGTACTAGTCAGGGGGATGTTACTACTGCCCACTGGTTCTCAAACCAGGTTATACCCTGAAATTCTCTGAGGAACTCTTGTACAAAATATAGATTGTAAAGCTTTCTTTAGAATTAGATTTAGTGGCTCAATAATGAAATCTAATAATCTGcattttacccttgcttcccaaGTGTTACAAATACGTGTGACATGGCTTGTCCATGGATGAAATGACATTAGGATCAATGGCAAAGATGAAAAGGGAAATGGAAAGGATTTCAAAATGTAGAGACACCACTTCTGTGACACATTGGAGGTAAAGGGGTGGTCAGTGTGAAACAGGAGTCACTTAGTGACTGGGTAGGTTttcatttacccaaagaaaatgaaaacactaatttgaaatgtACACACACCCCCTACATTTACTGCATCCTATTTAGagtggccaagatatggaagcaacctatgTGTCTATCTACAGACAAATGAATACGCaatatttggtgtgtgtgtgtgtgtgtgtgtgtgtgtgtgtgtgtgtgtgtgtaaaatatatatatatatatatgtaaaatataaccCAGCTATGAAAAAAGGTAAGATCATGCCATTTGACACAACAGGCTAATACAGGTTATTACACTAAAAGAATAAGtcagaatgagaaagacaaataccatatgatttcactcttatgtggagtctaaaaaaatgaataacaaacaaagagcagaatcagacctgtaaatacagagaacaacttatttgccagagagatagGAGTTGGAGGGGTttgcaaaatgggtgaaaggggagtgggagatattCCAActatggaatggaatggaatgaataagtcacagtaATAAAAgtcacagcataaggaatatagtcaaaaATATTGTAAGAGCAATGTGtggtgacagatagtagctatacttgtggtgaacgTAACAGAAGgtatacatttgtcaaataactaagttgtacacctgaaactaatgtaacattgtatgccaactatattcaaatttttcaaaattcattgaaaTTAGGATGCAATATCAGTTTGTAGAGAGAATGTCTTCTGAATATCCAGGTGGTATATACTTTGTTGTAGGAGTCTACCACGTGTAATGACTTGGAAGTCATTGGGGTAGCTCAAGGCATACTTATGTAAGACCTAACCATTGGAGAATACGCTAAgtgaagagaagacagaggaactAAACTGACAAAGTATATGAACATGGTTAGGGAGGATATGTGTCATTTTCAGACAGTCCTCTTTCTACCACATAATCATGGAGCCAGACAGTCTACCACCCACTCTAGGAGCCAAAAGAGCTACAATAGACTTTCCTATCCCTCTAACAACCACAGTGAGGGGAACTGCAATGTAACTTTGGCAACTGAAACCCATCTACACTGCATTTGGAATTTGGaatgagggaggaaagggaaagagattttGAGTTGCTAAGGCAACCAAAGATAAACATGAAGTTCCAGCAAATGCACCCTGAATCCACATCCGTGACTCTGTCAGTGTGAGCAGTGGCATACTCACAGAGCCCTGGTGACTGATAGCAGCCTTTATGGAGCCAATGTTGGGACATGATTTTTGCTATTGACAGACTACCTTGCAtccttctgtttcttcccattttttctcCAGCTATGATTCCTTTAATCTCCTAGCATTTCTGTTAGATTTCaatccaaaaaaataatttattcctgaaactaatagttCTGACTGGCAGTGAATAAAGACAGGGAGAGACCAGGAAAGGATACTGAGCAGAATGATCAtgaagagaagggaaacaggaaAGATGATTGTCATGagcataaagagagagagatactcaagaagaacaaagaaagttaTGGTGCcaaatcactttaaaataaatgctctaccactcaggtgcctgggtggcccagtcattaaacatctgccttcagctcaggtcatgatcccagggtcctgggatcaagccccacatcgggctccctgctcagtgggaagcctgccttgcctgcttgtgtttcttcttccactccccctgcttgtgttccctctctccctgtgtctctgtcaaatgaattaataaaatcttcaaaaaataaaaatgaaataaaataaatgctctaGTAGGACAAGGAGCAAACAGGTGTGATTGAGCATGGACGCTAAGATGTTTTTAGTGGTTTTAGTGTGAGCAGTTTTCACCATATGATACAGTTGAGGCCAGAGAATAATGAGCCGTGAATGGGAAACAAGTTGCACACCAGTTAGCAGGGAAACGATATCAAATACTCCAAGACTGTGGAGGATAGTTGTTAGATGTCTGCAGTGCTTTGACAAATACAGCATTTATTCCCTAATATTGTTCTAATAAAGttttcaaaagagagaaatggagaaaaaggcatcaagaagagaaaagagacaagacaagaaggaggagaaattttGGTGGTGAAAAGATCAGGAGAGGGTGCCCAAGTGGACAGTTGGCTAAGCATGGTTGGAACTGAAGGGGATTATGCTaggcgaaataagtcaagcaaagaaagacaattatatggtttcactcatatgtggaacataaagaatagcatggagaaccacagaagaagggagggacggtaagaaatcagagagggagacaaactatgagaaaCTCTGAactctaggaagcaaactgaggattactgaagagaggagggcttgggggctggggtaaccaggtgatgggttttaaggagggcacgtttggtgatgagcactgggtgttacatgccactaatgaatcattgaacactgcatcaaaaactaatggtgtattgcatggagcactgggtgcagtgcataaacaatgaatcctggaacactgaaaaaataaaattaaattaaaaacaagcaagcaaaaaactaatgtactatatgctgactaattgaacataataataaaataattttttttaaattttttataatttttaaaaaagatcaggagatggaggaagagaaataGGCAAGaataacagacacacagatggtTAAGTGTGAGAAAGActacagagaaaaaagaggaaggacatCAGAGAAAGGCTAAgaacaacaaaatggaaaggccCAGAGAGTTGGGGGGACAAATATTTATCTTCCATTCGTTTTCATTAAGTTGTCAACATtggaatcttttcattttctcttcttcaaactTCCAAATTTACGGTACTATGGAATATGTGTATGCAAGAGTTTTTCAGTTTAACTTTATAAACTTTATGCTGTTCatatacatatctgtatatatatacatatataagcacTGCTTGAAAGTTCCACTcatatttaaaagttgttttatatttttttattacagtgaTTAAAACTTTTTATAGAAATCCTGCTGGTTTTACTTGAGAGCACGTTTTCCCCATCAGTGTTTTTAGCAGAATAAAATTGAACCAAAAACCAGAGTAAAATATTAGGGACACAGATAACCGAAGTCAGTAACTGCATTTACTAAAGGCATATATATTTGGAAAGGACTTCTTCCCATGCAATCCCAAATCactaaataattgaaaattcTCAAATTCAATTTGTGTGTGTTAATTATCAAGCCATAAATGTTGGTGCTATGAGGGGATACTTACTGCCTATTTCTtgctacatatacatataagtaaaatagtttaaaaaatcttataaggTGGGATAAAGGATAGTTAATATCCAAGTGACTTACCTTGAAAATTTTAATCAGAAGATGTATTCAGTTAAACAAAATGGACTTTTAATCACAATAACCTGGAAGATTTCTTACACAGGAATCATTAAGACCTGATACTTAAAGgcagtttaaattttaaatgttttccattttaattcacTATACTTATAAAGTCATTATAATTATGTTAgggataataaaatatttttaaagagagtaaTTCAGTCTCAAAGCTATTTTTCTTATCTAGATTATGGCtatcaacaaaaatatatagattatTCACCATTTGCTTTATATTATTCATCTGGTTTTTGGTAACTGTAATCCCAATATGAAACTATTATAAATGTAACAATATTTCCAacttatatataaagaataattaatattatagaaATCATTTCTGTCTTACCCATATCTTACAAGAAATCTGAGGAAATCACTTCAAAGCGTTGGGCtttcaaaacaaggaaaaaatacagtagCTCTGCAATGGCCGTAAGGCAGCAATTCTTTACACACTGATTCATTTTGGAGGCTTCGTTTGCCAAAATCAGAATGTTGTTTATATAAATTTGCTTTAAATGCAAGAGTCAACTAATCCTCAGAAAACTACAtgcttttgccaaaaaaaaaaaaaaaaaggaaggactaGAAAACTCAATTTCTTCTAATAGCACCCAAGGGTTCCCTTTAGGACAAAACTAAGCTGTTCTGGGCATTGCAGATTAGAATCTGTATGAGAAGTCCAGGTGTCCCAATAGGCTTTACAGACTGAGAATATCATGTCTTCTAGTTGCAACAGTTGAAATTGCACACTGTGCTGCTGCTTTCCACCACTAAGGACACTTCTGGAATGTTTAGGCAAATCAGCTTATCTATAAATTGGTGTTGCTCTGAGGACTTTGATTAATATGTTCTTGTCTGAGCTAATCATACATGATTTTATTAAGGCCAGAGTTCTAGGTTCCCTTCAGGAGCCATCCCCAAGGAAAGCTGTCCTCATGCAAACTGCAGCTCACATTCCAGATCTAGACTGGACTCCACACTCTATGCTGAAAGTTGTTGAGAAATCTCAGTAGGCAAAAGTCAGTTGAAGTGCAAAGGAAATAATGATAAAGCATTACAGTGAGAAGTGCCATAGCTCAGTGCTTctcaactttttttaatttttaaaaaatttcttttcagtgttccagaattcattgcttatgcaccacacccagtagtccatgcaatatgtgccctcacAATACtcaacaccaggctcacctaacctcccactcccctcccctccaaaccctccgttagttcctcagagtccacagtctctgatGGTTGGTCTACCCCTTCAAtttccccaattcccttctctccatctccctatgtcccccttgttattccttatgccccacataagcaaaaccatatgataattgactctctctgcttgacttatatcactcagcataatctcctccagtcccatccatgttgatgcaaaagttgggtattcatcctttctgatagaggcttAATATGCCATactatatatggaccacatcttccttatctattcgtccattgaagggcatcttggttctttccatagtttggcaactggggtcattgctgctatgcacattggggtacagatggcccttcttttcaccacatctgtatctttggggtaaatacccagtagtgcaattgcagggtcataggggagctctatttttaatttcttaaggaatctccacattgttttccaatgtggctgcaccaacttgcattcccaccaacagtataagagggttcccctttctccacatcctctaacacttgttgtttactatcttgttaattttaatgCCTGCAAATCTCCTAGAGAGAgagcttattaaaatgcagattctgtgTGAGTAGTTCTGGGTGAGGCTTGAGGGTCTTCAGTTCTAACCTGGTGATTGCTGCCTCTGGACTTGTATCACCCACAAAGCCTTTGTCCTTGGAGGGCTAGATTTTCAGAGAGCCCAGATCATGGGAGTAGCACAATCTAACAGAAATCTAACAGATTACAAAGGGAGAAGCTAGGAGTAACCAGATGGTGTGGGGGAGGCCAGCATGGATGGGATCACACATGCCCTTGGAGGCTCATTCAGAGACTTTGTATTTTACCCCAACTTAAAGGAAATGAGGGATTTTGAACATGGTGGTATATGTGTTTGGGTTTGCCTTTTGTGCATTACAAAGTAAGTTGTCAATGAACtttccttcagaaaaataaaaatttacttctttgtaACATTGTGATTTACTACTTGAAGAGTAGAAAAAATGTTCAGGCTTCACAAGGGACTTGATTGGCAGCTAGGGGAAAGCAAACAGCATCTGTTTTGGCAGACTGGTTGATCAATATTCTTGCTTCCTTATAATTTTGCTTGTGCAAGCCAAAATGGAGGAGTGAAAAGAGCACTGATAAAATAATGTCATTCTGAAAAATTAGTAGAagggtggaggaagcaggatgGTGTGCAGAGGTGGCTTCAACATAACGCAAATGGCTTAAACCTACTGACCCCTTCCATTTTGTATAAATACCTCTTAACTCATTTTGTTGCCTCCCTTGAGCACAGAAGGTCTGTGATGTTGCTTCCAGTAAGAGTAGTCTTCTCAGCCTTGGTCATTTATACAAATGAGTTGTAGTTTTCACATGCATTTTGCTGATAACACACTGTATAAAGCATCTTCTTGTGTCCTGTTTTGATATCTTTATATCTTGTTTGGTGAAGTATGTTCAAATCCCGGCCAAGTTTTTAATTGAGTTAATTCTTCTaagtaaattgttttttaattagtgtGTTTTGTAAATTCTTCCTATATACAAGTTCAAGtcattatcagatatatgatgtGCAAGTATTTCTCAGGATTCTtgttgtctttctttcccacaaAGATATCAAACTGGCCCAATACACACATGGCATTATGATGTTTGACACCAGTGAGCAAGAAGTAGCAACTGTTCAGTGCTTCCTGGTAAGAAATGTGCATGACAGAGGGGGAGAAATAAACCCAACAAAATCCAGAGTACCTGGACCCAGCCAGGGTCACTGCATAGAGCATGCAATTTTTGATttgagggttgtgagttccagccccccATTGGGTGTGgtgtctacttaaaaaaaaatatttagagaccTTATACTTGTGAAATTTCTAGGGGTCAGTGATATAGGGCACATGGACATTTCCCTTCTGAGGTGAAGGGTAAGTTGCTGCATGTGGCCCCTCCTGTATCCGAAAAAGAGTCACAACACCTAGTGGATTCCTGTGGATTCTGGACACACTATCATCCTCATTTGGGTGTATCATACCAGCCCATTTATGAAGTAACCAGATAAACTGCTATTTTTGAGATGGGCTCAGAACAGGAAAAGGCTTTGTAACAAGTACAGGTTGCTGTCCATGACGCTCCACCAATTGGGACATGtgattccttttgtttcctttacctttggagacatatctggaaagaagttgctgtggctgatgttgaagaggttactgcctatgttctcttctggaattctgatggattcctgcctcacgttgaggtcttttatctatttcgagtttatctttgtgtatgctatAAAAGAATGAtcaagtttcatttatttattctaccaAAAGCATCATCTTGGACTTTTCAGAATTCCTTATCCACTGCCCAGAATCATAGGATTACATGCCGTGTATCTTCTGAACAAGGAATTTACTTCACATCCAAAGACTGCAGCAAAGGATCCATGACCATAAAATTTACTGGTCTTATCCTATTCCCTTCCATTCTGAAGCAACTTGTTTGATAGAATGTGGAATAGCCTTTTTGGAGACTCATTTATAGCATAACTACATGTGATACCTTACAGCACTAGAGTATTTTTTCTGAGTCAGCAACCATTGTATTATACTGGTTCAGTGGGACCACTCACTGTTACCCCTAGGAatacacagcattttttttttgtaatttttttggcCACCAGCATAATTTTTGATTCATGTACCCTTGATCTTATCCTCTGGTGGTCTAGAGGTCTTGGAGCCAAAGTGAGGAACGCTGTCATCAGGATACACAACAGTGATCCATGTagctggaaggagagaagcagactccccactgagcaagaagtctgatACAGGACTgtatcccagcatcctgagatcatgactaagccaaaggcagatgattaacagactgagccactaggTGTCCCTGGAATATGTTGTATATGAAGTTTCATTGAGAATGATGATCCAAAAGTTCGTTCTActtaaaaagttcattttttgggcgcctgggtggctcagtggtttaaagcctctgccttcggctcaggtcatgatctcagggtcctgggatcaaggcccgcatcgggctttctgctcagtagggagcctgtttccccctctctctatctgcctctctgcctacttgtgatttctgtctgtcaaataaataaataaaatcttaaaaaaaaaagttcattttttaactaaacataattaaaaaaaaaaaagaaatctgatgcATTAAGAAATCTTGCTTTTGAATCAACTAAGGTCCCATCTATTAACCTTACCCAAATGAGGCAACGGAGTTTTCATTGGCTATCATCACTTTCAATCATGGTTTCCAAGAGAAAGTTATAAAAGGTCCACAATTCTTCATCCTTTAAAACAAGAGCCCCATTGAAATTTGGACTCACCATcccaaagcaggaaggaaagtaCAAACCAGTGGGTAGATACCTTTAGAATATTCACATATTGTGATTAAGTAGGAGAGAGACGATGTTCAGAAACTCCATTTTGACTGGtctctaaatatttgttattataaaaacTTCGCttcactgattattttaaaacagtggttCCTAAGTATGGTTTCAAGCCAGTAGCATTAGCATAACTAAATCAAAAACACTACTGATGGAGCCTATCAATATGCTTTCACAAGTTCTCCCCATGATCTTGATGCCCACTCTAATTTATGAACCACCATTGTGAAAGAACAGCATGAATGTCTATGCCAGAGAGATTTTGACATATACTGAATATACACACTCAGTAAGATTTTGTCATGGGTGGTCTACAATGCAGACATTGAGAAATACTGTGCTAGTGTTGACTGATGTTTTTCTTAACCTAATTACATTATTTCCTTGAATACAATGTAAGACAATTTTGTTAGCAATCTCCTGAACAGTAGAAAGTATTGTAAAGTGATGAGAAAAGTGTATGTATATgacattatttacatttaaagagaTATTAAATATGAGTTGTTCTTTTTGAGACTTTTATTCAAGATAGTTaacatacattattatattattttcaggtgtacaatatcgTGCTATATATTTCTCAGTTCTCTTCAAGATAAGTacactcttaatctcctttatctatttcacccatccccccacccctgctcacctCCCATCTGCAGgatgttctctatatttaagtctactttttatgtatgtttgtcttttttattttattttttcatttgtttttttattaaattctacatatgaatgaaatcttatggtatttgtttcccactgattttttttcacttaacattgtgCCCTCTAGGTCCTTCCATGTTGCTGCACATCACAAGatgtcattctcttttatggcaaaataatattccattttgtgtatgtgtgtgtgtgtacttcttcattatccattcatcaaccaATGGACATGAATTGCTCCCATATcatggctattttaaataatgttgcaataaaatCGAGTTGTATATATCTCTCTGAAGtgggttttcactttctttggataaatactcagtaagGGAATTAATGTATCACATAGTAGTtctacttttcaatttttttaggaacctccatactgttttatatagtggctgtaccaatttgtgTTCTCACCAAGTGCACAAGTTTTCCTTTCTATATACATGTTAACCAACATTTACTATTTCTTGTGGTTCTGATTATAAGTATTGtgacagatgtaaggtgatatctcattgttttcatttgcatttccctgatgattagtgatgttgaacatccaTCCATTTATGTGTCCGTTGGccctctatgtcttctttggtgaaaattctatttcagtcctctgccccctttttttttttttaagattttatttatttatttaacagagttcACTAGTAGgaagacaggtaggcagagagagagggggaagcaggctccctgccaagcagagagcccgatgcagggctcgatcccaggaccctgggatcacgacccgagccaaaccTCTGCCCGTTTTTAATCAGAGTATTTGGGTTTCCTTGGTGTCCAGttgtgtaaattcttttttttttttttaagattttatttatttatttgacagagagaaatcacaagtagatggagaggcaggcagagagagagagagagggaagcaggctccctgccaagcagagagcccgatgcgggactcgatcccaggaccctgagatcatgacctgagccgaaggcaggggcttaacccactgagccacccaggtgcccccagttgtgtaaattctttatatattttgactcCTAACTGTTTATCAGAcatatcatttggaaatatctccTCCTTTTCAGTAGGGTGCCTTTTGTTGTTAGTGGTGGTGGTAGtttccttttgctgtgcagaagatttttacaGGAATTATGAGTTCTTTTAAATATTCAACTTAAGAAAATGAACCTTCATAATAAAAACTATGCAAAGTATGTAATCTGTGCTTCCAAGGGATGACTGAATCCCACATCAGCAGCAGTTGTTCTAGACAAATACACAAACTTAACATTGTGATATCATCCTTTACATCTAAGTATctattaaataatacatatgtaatgtcatatattctttttaaaggacTGATAGAATATCTTGTCTATAATATGGACTTTGCACAGATATACATTTTTTACCTCTTTCCCGACATGCTACTTACATCACAAAAATAGTATACAAAATGAATAGCGCTATAACAGAAACGAGAATGGGATTACATCGGTGGACAAATGATTTTGGTGGATTTCTGGAAGGAACAGACAGTTGGTATTTTACTGAAGTTTCAACCAGAAGAAATGAATCTACAGACCTGAAATACACAAGAGGAGGCTACAGAGGAAGTCTGAGCTTCTGAGAGACCCCCAGCTCTCTGTCCCATACTCATCCAGCCTACAGTCAGACCTGAGAGGTAACGCACCATTCTCAGACTCACAGGTGGATGTCAGACTTCTCATTCAAAGAAAAAGCCAATTAGGAAAACAGACCTTTCTGAGACTGGAGAAATACACAGTAGTAGtttatattactatttttgtCTTGGGGTCATAAAAATGAACGAACAAGAAAAGTCTAGATAATTAACAGGAACAATCAGAATGATAGGAATATCATAAAGCAACGAATCAATAAGCTGCACTCATAAGGAAGATATAAATTCTCAAGTTTAAAGAGTAAAAACAGCTGCACATTAATCCATTCAGTTGCTTTGCTAGCTCTTGGGAGTatctttcaagaaaagaaaaagagaacagatgaCCTGGTCTAATCTTGTGATCTGTACCTCCAGAAGTACAtgataatgatatttttctttattttttctttatttattttaaagatttcatttatttatttgagataaagcatgaaggaacagagggagatggaggagatgtagagggagaagcaggtaccccattgagcaggaagcctaatctCTGGACTCTCggaaaatgacctgagctgaaggaagatgcttaaggAACTGAACAATTTAGGCaccctgtgtttctttttttaatataagtatttttcttaaatacttataTGTGTTATATCTTTAAGGAAGCATCTAATGAAAGGGCTTCTCCTTGATATTGTCTCATACTCCATCCAAGGAACTAATTCTAGTGATAAGAGGAAGAATTCACTTTATGTCTATGATGCTCAAGATTGTCATGAAAGAAACTGGAAGAGGAGTTGGCCTGCAGCAGCCATCTCCAACCTAGTTATTTCCCTGGGCTCATTAACTTAATGAAAACGAGTGACACATTCTATTGTGTTTTATGTGTTCAtgatgttatatttttaagatttcacaggTAGTTCACAAATACTTACTTAGGACCTCATATAAGTCACTCTCCTACGTGCTGCACAAGTACAAGAGTACTAGGACTTCTAAGTTATATTCTAAAAGAGGGTGTAAACCAAAAATAAGTACTACACAAGTCCAGGTGTGAtctaagaagaataaataaactaatattcTTCAAATGAGTATGAATTCCTATCCTCTTTGTGGTAATCTGGAAATGCATCAAGGAAGCTATAACACTTACTTTGctaaaccttaaagaaaaagcaTCACATCCATTACAAATAAACATGAGTAGTTTTGGAGTGACATGgaggattttattctttatggaGAGACCTAAATAGGCAAAAGTTTGAACCTGAAAGAATGAG from Mustela erminea isolate mMusErm1 chromosome 1, mMusErm1.Pri, whole genome shotgun sequence harbors:
- the LOC116567104 gene encoding olfactory receptor 5H2-like; this translates as MEKDNATFLTKLILTGLTYEPQWQIPLFLLFLVIYLLTVVGNLGLIVLIWNDSQLHIPMYLFLGSLALVDAWLSSTVSPKMLVNFFSESKMISLSECTIQFFSFAISVTTECFLLATMAYDRYVAICKPLLYPVIMSNTLCIQLILLSFLGGLLHAIIHTSFLFRLTFCNSIIVHHFYCDIIPLFKISCTDPSINYLIVFIFSGSIQVFTILTVLVSYTLVLFTILKKKSLQGIKKAFSTCGAHLSSVSLYYGPLLFMYVRPRSAQADNQDMMDSLFYTIIIPVLNPMIYSLRNQKVIDSLRKMLKRNI